One stretch of Prunus persica cultivar Lovell chromosome G1, Prunus_persica_NCBIv2, whole genome shotgun sequence DNA includes these proteins:
- the LOC18790959 gene encoding probable LRR receptor-like serine/threonine-protein kinase At1g05700, which yields MMLRAYKQFFFAVLAGFVLAVSVDSQNQTGFISIDCGLPNNSSYTERTTGISYTSDSSLIDTGESKYLSAGSSSYQPYWYVRSFPQGVRNCYKINVTNGTKYLIRVGFQYGNYDGKNESPEFELHLGPNLWDVMDFSSVLFDTTRELIHAPPQDYIHICLVNTSKGVPFISLIELRPLLDTFYPQKSGSLALVSRYDTGIFANDTTYNFRYPTDIHDRIWDTTYSIDEKTQLQLSTSAMVNKSYHADFQIPSAVMSTAVAAKNASAPLNFYWTAANKSSEYYVYLHFAEIQKLSPNQTRNIYIVLNGYRQELSIVLPYLSPNTIYTDRPSTGATIHSFSILKTENSTLPPILNAYEIYEAKKFLQLETNQGDVDAIANVKLSYQISKNWQGDPCSPQVYKWEGLNCNYHESTPPRIRSLNLSSSRLRGQISPFIANLTMIQDLDLSNNDLTGPIPDFLSQMPNLNVLNLGKNKLTGSVPAELIERSKNNVLSLSLCENPNLSEYGHVSCKSRKKKHNVVIPVLVSILGTVILLLTVAAICWRRNEDEPTQTPGRKFTKSEIDKITSNSTLIGRGGFGEVYHGTLEDGTQVAVKILNLSSSQGSEEFQNEVQLLMRVHHRNLVSLVGYCDESGTMALVYEYVVNGNLQQHLSAADIPYEGLTWMQRLQVAVDAARGLEYLHDGCKPPILHRDLKPSNILLTETLQAKIADFGISKALATETATHASTDIRGTYGYLDPEYCTTGQYTRKSDAYSFGIVLLELITGRPAIITDLEPVHVNVSDWVRAKVERREIESIVDSRVQGTYKYSSAQKSIRVALACVSKTPTERPEISHVYDRLKECLEIEKASEESEIASGDEGRLSSSNQMNTV from the exons ATGATGTTGCGAGCATACAAGCAATTCTTCTTTGCAGTGCTTGCTGGTTTTGTTCTTGCAGTATCAGTCGATTCCCAGAACCAAACAG GCTTCATTAGCATCGACTGTGGTCTACCGAATAATTCTAGTTACACTGAAAGGACAACAGGCATTAGCTATACTTCAGACTCGAGCCTCATAGACACTGGTGAAAGCAAGTATTTATCAGCTGGTTCGAGCTCTTATCAGCCATACTGGTACGTTAGAAGCTTCCCTCAAGGAGTGAGGAACTGCTACAAAATAAACGTTACAAATGGCACCAAATATTTGATCCGAGTGGGTTTTCAATATGGGAATTACGATGGCAAAAATGAATCACCCGAATTCGAACTACATCTGGGACCTAATTTGTGGGATGTAATGGATTTCTCATCGGTATTGTTTGACACAACCAGAGAGCTCATACATGCCCCTCCGCAAGACTATATACATATTTGTCTGGTGAACACAAGCAAAGGGGTTCCATTTATATCCTTAATAGAACTAAGGCCTTTACTTGATACATTTTATCCACAAAAATCGGGGTCCTTGGCACTTGTCTCGCGGTATGACACTGGTATATTTGCTAATGATACAACATACAACTTCAG gTATCCAACCGATATTCATGATCGAATTTGGGACACCACATATTCCATTGATGAAAAGACGCAGTTGCAATTAAGTACCTCAGCCATGGTGAACAAATCTTATCATGCTGACTTCCAAATACCGTCTGCTGTCATGAGCACTGCTGTCGCCGCAAAAAATGCAAGCGCtcctttgaatttttattggaCTGCTGCTAATAAGAGTTCAGAATATTATGTTTACTTGCATTTTGCAGAAATTCAAAAGCTCTCACCCAACCAGaccagaaatatatatattgttctgAACGGATATCGTCAAGAGCTGTCAATTGTTCTACCTTACCTGTCGCCAAATACAATTTACACCGACAGGCCCTCTACTGGAGCCACAATACATTCTTTTTCAATCCTCAAGACTGAAAACTCTACCCTTCCACCAATCCTCAATGCCTATGAGATTTACGAGGCTAAAAAGTTCTTACAATTGGAAACAAACCAAGGAGATG TTGATGCAATCGCAAACGTCAAGTTAAGTTACCAAATCAGTAAAAACTGGCAAGGAGATCCATGCAGCCCCCAAGTATACAAGTGGGAAGGCCTAAATTGTAACTATCATGAATCCACACCCCCTAGAATCAGATCTTT GAACTTGTCCTCCAGCAGATTAAGAGGCCAGATATCTCCTTTTATAGCCAATCTCACAATGATACAGGATTT GGATTTATCAAACAACGACTTGACAGGACCAATTCCAGACTTTCTGTCTCAAATGCCAAACTTAAACGTTCT AAACTTGGGAAAAAACAAGCTCACAGGCTCAGTTCCGGCAGAACTCATTGAGAGAAGCAAGAACAATGTGCTATCGTTAAG TCTCTGTGAAAATCCAAATCTATCCGAATACGGACATGTTTCTTGCAaatcaaggaagaagaagcacaatgTCGTTATTCCCGTACTAGTATCCATACTTGGAACTGTCATCCTCTTGTTAACTGTAGCAGCTATCTGCTGGAGAAGGAATGAAGATG AGCCAACCCAGACACCGGGTAGAAAATTTACAAAATCTGAGATCGACAAGATCACCAGCAATTCTACACTAATTGGAAGAGGCGGATTTGGAGAAGTCTACCATGGCACTCTGGAAGATGGTACTCAAGTTGCTGTAAAAATACTCAATTTATCATCAAGTCAAGGCTCTgaagaatttcaaaatgag GTCCAACTATTGATGAGAGTTCATCATAGAAACTTGGTTTCTCTCGTTGGCTACTGTGACGAAAGTGGCACTATGGCGCTTGTTTACGAATACGTCGTAAATGGAAATTTGCAACAGCATTTATCAGCTGCAG ATATACCTTACGAGGGCTTGACTTGGATGCAGAGACTTCAAGTTGCAGTAGATGCAGCACGAG GATTGGAATACCTGCATGATGGTTGCAAACCGCCGATACTGCACAGAGATTTGAAGCCTTCCAACATCTTGTTAACTGAGACGTTGCAAGCCAAGATAGCCGACTTCGGAATTTCTAAAGCTCTTGCAACTGAAACTGCCACTCATGCCTCAACAGACATCAGAGGAACATATGGGTACCTGGATCCCGA ATATTGCACAACTGGCCAGTACACTAGAAAGAGTGATGCATACAGCTTTGGGATTGTCTTGCTAGAGCTTATAACTGGCAGACCAGCAATAATAACAGATTTAGAACCTGTACATGTTAATGTATCTGATTGGGTGAGAGCCAAAGTTGAGAGAAGGGAAATTGAAAGCATAGTGGATTCGAGAGTTCAAGGGACATACAAGTATTCTTCTGCACAGAAATCTATAAGAGTTGCCCTGGCTTGTGTGTCTAAAACACCAACCGAAAGGCCAGAAATAAGTCATGTGTATGACAGATTGAAGGAATGCTTGGAAATTGAGAAGGCCTCTGAAGAATCAGAGATTGCGAGTGGTGATGAGGGAAGATTAAGCAGTTCAAATCAAATGAACACCGTTTAA
- the LOC18793167 gene encoding succinate dehydrogenase subunit 5, mitochondrial → MEKMVALRSLYRSLSSRSYRVAALNQQLLCHSQPHHHNAGAARTLFSFSSPMVKDLFSDDCRSPLSTGLGSRRFYSDDLSHMPPIKDPELLNVFKDLMAASWDKLPDSVVHDAKAAVSKNTDDQTGKESVTNVFRAAEAVEEFGGMITTLKMELDDSIGLSGENVKPLSDEYVNALKTIYNRYTAYLDAFGPEETYLRKKVETELGTKLIYLKMRCSGIGSEWGRITVLGTSGLSGSYVEQRA, encoded by the exons ATGGAGAAAATGGTAGCTCTGAGATCGCTGTATCGCTCACTCTCCTCCAGATCTTATCGAGTAGCAGCCCTCAACCAGCAGCTGCTATGTCACTCCCAACCTCACCACCACAACGCTGGCGCTGCTCGAACCCTCTTCAGTTTCTCATCCCCCATGGTCAAGGACCTCTTTTCTG ATGATTGCAGGTCCCCTCTTTCAACCGGTTTGGGAAGTAGGCGATTTTATAGTGATGATTTGAGTCACATGCCTCCCATTAAAGACCCTGAGCTGCTCAATGTTTTCAAAGATTTGATGGCTGCAAGTTGGGATAAGCTACCTGATAGTGTTGTCCATGATGCAAAGGCTGCAGTTTCCAAGAATACCGATGACCAGACTGGCAAGGAGTCTGTCACTAATGTCTTCCGTGCAGCCGAAGCTGTTGAGGAGTTCGGTGGGATGATTACAACATTGAAGATGGAACTCGATGACAGCATTGGTTTGAGTGGAGAG AATGTTAAGCCCTTGTCAGATGAGTACGTGAATGCACTAAAGACAATTTACAACCGCTATACTGCCTATTTGGATGCATTTGGGCCTGAGGAGACTTATTTGCGGAAGAAGGTAGAGACAGAGTTGGGAACCAAGTTGATATACTTGAAGATGAGATGCAGTGGCATAGGCTCTGAGTGGGGAAGG ATCACTGTTCTCGGAACTTCTGGACTTTCCGGGTCATATGTTGAGCAAAGAGCTTAG
- the LOC18790578 gene encoding putative leucine-rich repeat receptor-like serine/threonine-protein kinase At2g19230 has protein sequence MSHAHKQFLFAVLVGFALAALVHSQNQSGFISIDCGLPNNSGYTETTTGINYISDSTFIDTGESKYLSANHDLNYYQPHWYVRSFPQGARNCYKINVTYGTKYLIRAGFQYGNYDGENKPPGFELHLGANLWDKVNFSTEFNQTTRELIHVTLQDYIHICLVNTNKGVPFISSIELRPLLNTSYKQGPGFLALVSRYDTGLSTTNDTGSSRLLSGDDGGGAVMAARASGGPDKVVVEEVVGPGYPTDIHDRIWEPYYVSDETEFQLRTSAIMNESYQNAFEIPSAVMSTAVAPKNASHALQFYWDSPDNNSEYYIYFHFAEIEKLRPHQLRNLFIIWSGGWSPRPFVLRYLNAVTVSNTWPFSGSRKHSFSILKTDNSTLPPILNAYEIYEAKRFLELETNQGDIEAIENIKLHYKISKNWQGDPCSPQAYKWEGLNCSYPESRPPRIISLDLSSSGLRGQISPFIANLTMIQALDLSNNDLTGPIPDFLSQMPDLYVLNLGKNKLAGPVPAGLIDRNKNDGLSLSLCENPNISKLGHVSCKSRKKQNVVIPVVVSITGTLILLLTVAAIWWRCKSEKKDGKTSKYLRLTIFIQTEPFKIQGRKFTKSEIDKITNNSTLIGRGGFGEVYHGTLENDAQVAVKILNLSSKQGSEEFQNEVKLLMRVHHRNLVSFIGYCDSPMALVYEYVGNGNLQQQISAAGADIGLTWKQRLQIAVDTARGLEYLHDGCKPPILHRDLKPSNILLNETLQAKIADFGISKALATETATHALTNLRGTYGYLDPQ, from the exons ATGTCGCATGCCCACAAGCAATTCCTCTTTGCAGTGCTTGTTGGTTTTGCTCTTGCAGCCTTAGTCCATTCCCAGAACCAATCAG GCTTCATTAGCATAGATTGCGGTCTCCCGAATAATTCCGGCTACACTGAAACGACAACAGGCATTAATTACATTTCAGACTCGACCTTCATAGACACCGGTGAAAGCAAGTACTTATCGGCTAATCATGATTTGAACTATTATCAACCACACTGGTACGTAAGGAGCTTTCCTCAAGGAGCGAGGAACTGCTACAAAATAAACGTCACATATGGCACCAAGTATTTGATCCGAGCTGGTTTTCAGTATGGGAATTATGACGGCGAAAATAAACCACCCGGATTCGAATTGCATCTCGGAGCTAATTTGTGGGATAAAGTGAATTTCTCGACGGAGTTTAATCAGACAACCAGAGAGCTCATACATGTCACTCTGCAAGACTACATACATATTTGTTTGGTGAACACAAACAAAGGGGTTCCATTTATATCATCGATCGAACTAAGGCCTTTACTCAATACATCTTATAAACAAGGACCGGGGTTTTTGGCACTTGTCTCGCGGTATGACACTGGTTTGTCTACAACTAATGATACAGGATCCAGCAGGT TGCTAAGTGGCGATGATGGTGGTGGGGCGGTGATGGCAGCGAGGGCTAGTGGTGGCCCTGATAAGGTGGTAGTAGAAGAGGTTGTGGGTCCAGG GTATCCAACCGATATTCATGATCGCATCTGGGAGCCCTATTACGTTTCTGATGAGACAGAGTTCCAGTTAAGAACCTCAGCCATCATGAATGAATCTTATCAAAATGCTTTCGAAATACCATCTGCTGTGATGAGCACTGCTGTGGCTCCAAAAAATGCAAGTCATGCCTTGCAATTTTACTGGGATTCTCCTGATAACAATTCGGAATATTATATCTACTTTCACTTTGCAGAAATTGAAAAGCTTCGGCCTCACCAGCTTAGAAATCTCTTTATTATTTGGAGCGGTGGATGGTCTCCACGCCCATTTGTTCTCCGTTACTTGAACGCGGTAACAGTTTCCAACACCTGGCCCTTTAGTGGGTCCAGAAAACATTCTTTTTCAATCCTCAAGACTGACAACTCTACCCTTCCACCCATCCTCAATGCCTACGAGATTTACGAGGCTAAAAGGTTCCTAGAATTGGAGACAAACCAAGGAGATA TCGAAGCAATCGAAAACATCAAGCTACATTACAAAATCAGTAAGAACTGGCAAGGAGATCCATGCAGCCCTCAAGCTTACAAGTGGGAAGGACTAAATTGTAGCTATCCTGAATCCAGGCCCCCAAGAATCATATCTTT GGACTTGTCCTCCAGTGGCTTAAGAGGCCAGATATCTCCTTTTATAGCCAATCTCACAATGATACAAGCTCT GGATTTATCAAACAATGACTTGACGGGACCAATTCCAGACTTTTTGTCCCAAATGCCAGATTTATATGTCCT AAACTTGGGAAAGAACAAGCTCGCAGGCCCAGTTCCAGCAGGGCTCATTGacagaaataaaaatgatggGCTATCATTGAG tctCTGTGAAAATCCAAATATATCCAAATTAGGACACGTTTCTTGCAAATCAAGGAAGAAGCAAAATGTCGTTATTCCCGTAGTAGTATCCATAACTGGAACTTTGATCCTCTTATTAACTGTAGCAGCTATCTGGTGGAGATGTAAAAGTGAAAAGAAAGATGGTAAGACTTCCAAATACTT GAGATTAACAATTTTCATCCAAACAGAGCCATTCAAGATACAGGGTAGAAAATTTACAAAATCAGAGATCGACAAGATCACCAACAATTCTACACTAATTGGAAGAGGCGGATTTGGAGAAGTCTACCATGGCACTCTGGAAAATGATGCTCAAGTTGCCGTGAAAATACTCAATTTATCATCAAAACAAGGCTCTgaagaatttcaaaatgag GTTAAACTATTGATGAGAGTTCATCATAGAAACTTGGTTTCTTTCATTGGCTACTGTGACAGTCCTATGGCACTTGTTTACGAATATGTTGGGAATGGAAATTTGCAACAGCAAATATCAGCTGCAG GTGCAGATATAGGCTTGACTTGGAAGCAGAGACTTCAGATTGCAGTAGATACAGCACGAG GATTGGAATATCTACATGATGGTTGCAAACCGCCGATACTACATAGAGATTTGAAGCCTTCCAACATCTTGTTAAATGAGACACTGCAAGCCAAGATAGCTGATTTTGGAATTTCTAAAGCTCTTGCAACTGAAACTGCTACTCATGCATTAACAAACCTCAGAGGAACATATGGGTACCTGGATCCTCAGTAA